From Arachis stenosperma cultivar V10309 chromosome 2, arast.V10309.gnm1.PFL2, whole genome shotgun sequence, one genomic window encodes:
- the LOC130963000 gene encoding uncharacterized protein LOC130963000, producing the protein MPFGLKNTGATYQRLMNRIFHDLIGKTVEVYVDDILAKTTRPDDLLSDLASVFASLRRHGMRLNPLKCAFAMEAGKFLGFMITQRGVEANLEKCQAILQMKSPGSIKEVQRLAGRLTSLSRFLGASATKALPFFNLMKKGIAFEWTPACEEAFQHFKEILATPPVLGKPKEGEPLYLYLAITGEALASVLVREEGRTQQPIYFVSRALQGAELRYNKLEKLALALLTSSRRLKQYFQSHRIVMRTDKGIRQVLQKPDLAGRMMTWSIELSQYDIQYEPRQAIKAQAMVDFLVEVAGDPTEDTNTRWKLHVDGASNQTFGGAGVILESPAGVVYEQSIKFDFPISNNQAEYEALIGGLTLASEVGATRLEICSDSQIVTSQVNGSYQARDSLLQKYLEKVKDLSRKFEEVTIQHVPREKNTRADLLSKLASTKPGEGNRSLIQGKLKEPAVTLHLSKLSPSWLDPIIDFLESGKIPDDEKDAKKLRREAARYAIIQSQLFRKGFNHPLLKCLHPDQTDYVLREVHAGCCGHHIGGKALARKLVRAGYYWPSMMADSREFVKRCVKCQENANFHRAPASELSLLTASRPFSQWGVDLLGPFPVGPGQVRYLIVAIDYYTKWIEAEPLASISSANCRKFMWRQVITRFGIPEVVISDNGTQFTDKKFTEFLTGLGIKQRFSSVEHPQTNGQVESANKVILQGLKKRLDSKKGAWADELASVLWSYRTTEQSSTKETPFRLTYGSDAVIPVEIGEPSPQLLLKGVDEAVEKDLIEETREMAHLAEAALKQRIALCYNAKALKRKFEENGLVLRRNDIGPSTLGEGKLAANWEGPYRIKEVIGRGAYKLERLNGKEVPRTWNADNLRRFYS; encoded by the coding sequence ATGCCATTCGGCCTAAAAAATACGGGGGCAACGTATCAGAGGCTGATGAACAGGATATTCCACGACCTCATAGGAAAGACAGTTGAAGTCTACGTGGATGACATCCTCGCAAAAACAACACGACCTGACGACCTTTTGAGTGACTTGGCAAGTGTGTTCGCGTCCCTCCGACGACACGGTATGAGGCTAAATCCCCTCAAGTGTGCTTTCGCCATGGAAGCTGGAAAGTTCCTCGGGTTCATGATAACCCAAAGAGGGGTAGAAGCCAACCTGGAGAAATGCCAGGCGATACTCCAAATGAAGAGCCCAGGCAGTATCAAGGAGGTCCAAAGGTTGGCAGGTCGGCTGACTTCGTTGTCACGGTTTCTTGGAGCGTCGGCAACGAAGGCCCTACCATTCTTCAATCTCATGAAGAAAGGAATAGCGTTCGAATGGACACCCGCATGCGAGGAAGCCTTTCAACACTTTAAAGAAATCCTGGCGACACCACCCGTCCTCGGGAAGCCAAAAGAAGGGGAGCCATTGTACCTTTACCTCGCCATAACAGGAGAAGCCTTGGCCTCAGTTTTAGTTCGAGAAGAAGGAAGGACGCAACAACCAATCTATTTTGTCAGCAGGGCCTTACAAGGGGCAGAGTTGAGATATAACAAATTGGAGAAGTTAGCTCTGGCGCTGCTGACCTCTTCGAGAAGATTAAAGCAGTACTTCCAAAGCCACCGGATCGTCATGAGAACGGATAAGGGGATCCGACAAGTACTTCAAAAACCCGACTTGGCAGGGAGAATGATGACCTGGTCGATTGAGCTCTCTCAATACGACATACAATATGAACCCCGGCAGGCCATCAAAGCGCAGGCAATGGTGGATTTTCTAGTGGAAGTAGCAGGGGACCCAACCGAAGACACGAACACACGGTGGAAACTCCATGTagacggagcctccaaccagacgTTCGGGGGGGCCGGGGTTATCCTGGAAAGCCCGGCCGGAGTCGTATACGAGCAATCGATTAAGTTCGATTTTCCCatttcaaacaaccaagcagagTACGAAGCCCTCATAGGAGGCCTAACCTTAGCATCGGAGGTCGGGGCAACAAGGTTGGAGATATGCAGCGATTCGCAAATCGTCACCTCCCAAGTAAACGGGAGCTATCAAGCTAGGGACTCGCTGCTACAGAAATACTTGGAAAAAGTTAAGGACTTGAGCCGAAAGTTTGAAGAAGTTACGATCCAGCACGTCCCGAGAGAAAAGAACACACGAGCAGACCTCTTGTCAAAGTTGGCTAGCACCAAACCGGGAGAGGGTAACCGGTCTCTAATccaaggaaaattaaaagagcCAGCAGTCACATTACACCTCTCGAAGCTAAGCCCCTCCTGGTTGGATCCCATTATCGACTTCCTAGAAAGCGGCAAGATCCCCGACGATGAAAAAGATGCCAAAAAGCTAAGAAGGGAAGCCGCCAGATACGCCATCATCCAGAGCCAGCTTTTCAGGAAAGGATTCAATCATCCCTTGCTGAAGTGTTTACATCCCGACCAGACGGACtacgtcctcagggaagtccaTGCGGGGTGCTGTGGTCACCATATAGGTGGCAAAGCCCTAGCGAGGAAGTTAGTCCGAGCAGGATATTACTGGCCGTCAATGATGGCTGACTCTAGGGAATTCGTCAAGAGGTGTGTCAAATGCCAAGAAAACGCCAACTTCCATCGCGCACCCGCCTCTGAGCTCAGCTTGCTAACGGCCTCTCGACCATTCTCGCAATGGGGAGTTGATCTCTTAGGACCTTTTCCCGTCGGCCCGGGACAAGTCAGGTACCTCATAGTCGCCATTGACTATTACACAAAATGGATAGAGGCTGAACCGCTGGCCAGCATATCCTCAGCTAATTGTAGGAAATTCATGTGGAGACAAGTCATAACACGGTTTGGTATCCCGGAGgtcgtcatctcggacaacggAACACAATTCACCGACAAGaagttcacagaattcctcACCGGCCTGGGCATAAAGCAGAGATTCTCCTCGGTAGAACATCCGCAGACAAACGGGCAGGTCGAGTCCGCAAATAAGGTCATCCTGCAAGGGCTCAAGAAGAGGTTAGATAGCAAGAAAGGTGCGTGGGCCGACGAGCTGGCCTCGGTCCTATGGTCCTACCGAACAACCGAACAATCCTCCACCAAAGAGACACCCTTCCGGCTAACCTACGGGTCAGATGCAGTGATACCCGTAGAGATCGGAGAGCCGAGTCCACAGCTACTCTTGAAGGGAGTAGACGAAGCCGTCGAGAAAGACCTGATAGAAGAAACCAGGGAAATGGCCCATTTGGCAGAAGCAGCGCTAAAACAAAGGATAGCTCTATGCTACAACGCCAAGGCGCTCAAAAGGAAGTTCGAAGAAAACGGCCTCGTCCTGAGGC